A region from the Geobacter benzoatilyticus genome encodes:
- a CDS encoding peroxiredoxin, protein MCTLVTKEAPEFTADAVLPDNTFATIKLSSFRGKYVILFFYPLDFTFVCPSEILAFNKKLDQFKAKNCEVIGVSVDSKFTHLAWKNTKVEDGGIGDIQYPLVSDIKKEIATQYGVLFENGGVALRGLFLIDTKGVVRHAVINDLPLGRSVDEALRMLDALQFVETHGDQVCPANWKEGDEAMKPTASGVADYLAKHAAG, encoded by the coding sequence ATGTGTACCCTCGTAACCAAGGAAGCCCCTGAATTCACCGCCGACGCGGTTCTGCCCGACAACACCTTTGCAACCATCAAGTTGTCGAGTTTTCGCGGAAAATACGTGATCCTGTTCTTCTACCCCCTGGATTTCACCTTCGTCTGCCCTTCGGAGATTCTCGCCTTCAACAAAAAGCTGGATCAGTTCAAGGCGAAAAACTGCGAAGTCATCGGCGTCTCCGTCGACTCCAAGTTCACGCACCTGGCATGGAAGAACACCAAGGTGGAGGACGGCGGCATCGGCGACATCCAGTATCCGCTGGTTTCAGACATCAAGAAGGAGATCGCCACCCAGTACGGCGTCCTTTTCGAGAACGGGGGCGTAGCCCTCAGGGGGCTGTTCCTCATCGACACCAAGGGTGTCGTCCGCCATGCCGTCATCAACGACCTCCCCCTGGGGCGCAGCGTTGATGAAGCCCTGCGGATGCTGGACGCCCTGCAGTTCGTGGAAACCCACGGCGACCAGGTCTGCCCCGCCAACTGGAAAGAGGGTGACGAGGCCATGAAGCCGACAGCCTCAGGCGTTGCCGATTACCTGGCCAAACATGCCGCCGGGTAA
- a CDS encoding DNA polymerase domain-containing protein, with product MVDLSFTDTPLLSGADPTEGIVAAELAGRFVRLFIRTEDGVIFRDVPFRPFILLEDPALLDGFRHAVSIAPLSGPGTFRHLALFADWSECIAARDFLAKGTGYTTSAPATPYLFLSDPVHQHFLLSGSTFFKGIEFDTLRRLALDIETACAEGFEFSNPAREEDRILSIAVMEEGGYEEYLSAHEMSEKEMLERLTAIIRERDPDVIEGHNLFRFDLEYIRVRADRHGVRLRWGRDGSAPKVHPSRFTVAERIIDYPRWDIYGRSVIDTYFLLQIYDVSSRELESYGLKPAAIHFGLAAPGRVYLDRKAMDEAFRTDPQALRRYNLDDVRETLALSRLLSYPWFLQARIFPYSYQNCIIRGNATRINGLFLREYLRRGAAIPRPAEAGGTFEGGYTDVFGTGVLGPVVHCDVASLYPSIMLAYGLSPRRDHQGLFLPLLAQLREFRLAAKERARTAADPHQRDYFNALQQTFKVLINSFYGYLGTTIHTFSDVETAAEVARRGRELIQAVIDRLRRGGARPVEVDTDGIYFIPPPGTETREQQEALVKELSATLPEGIALEMDGRYRAIFSYKMKNYALLDHEGRITVRGSALRSRGIERYLRNFTSEAIRLLLTGEGEKIPLLRDDCTRLLQEHRIPIEDLARTETLREAPATYLLKVRQGKRNPSAAFEIALRSERSFRAGDQISYYVTGHGKGVTVYENCKPVSLYDPDSPDENTEFYLDKLDQLVKRLAPFFPGERTLFD from the coding sequence ATGGTCGATCTCAGCTTCACCGACACCCCCCTTCTTTCAGGGGCTGACCCTACGGAGGGGATCGTCGCCGCCGAACTGGCGGGGCGCTTCGTGCGCCTGTTCATCCGCACCGAGGATGGCGTCATCTTCCGGGACGTTCCCTTCCGCCCCTTCATCCTCCTGGAAGACCCCGCGCTTCTGGACGGCTTCCGGCATGCCGTCTCCATCGCCCCCCTTTCGGGCCCCGGCACCTTCCGCCACCTGGCCCTCTTCGCCGATTGGTCAGAGTGCATAGCCGCCAGGGATTTCCTGGCGAAAGGGACCGGATACACCACTTCCGCCCCGGCGACACCGTACCTTTTCCTCTCCGATCCGGTGCACCAGCACTTTCTCCTTTCCGGCTCAACGTTCTTCAAGGGAATAGAGTTCGATACGCTCCGCCGTCTCGCCCTGGACATCGAAACCGCCTGTGCCGAGGGGTTCGAGTTCTCCAACCCGGCGCGGGAGGAAGATCGCATCCTCTCCATTGCCGTCATGGAAGAGGGGGGCTACGAGGAATACCTGTCGGCCCACGAGATGTCCGAAAAGGAGATGCTGGAACGGCTCACCGCCATCATCCGGGAGCGGGACCCGGACGTGATCGAGGGGCACAACCTCTTCCGCTTCGATCTCGAATACATCCGGGTCCGGGCAGACCGCCACGGGGTGAGGCTCCGTTGGGGGCGCGACGGAAGCGCACCAAAGGTTCACCCCTCACGGTTCACCGTGGCGGAGCGAATCATCGACTATCCCCGCTGGGACATCTACGGCCGTTCCGTCATCGACACTTACTTCCTGCTGCAGATCTACGACGTTTCCAGCCGCGAGCTTGAGAGCTACGGACTCAAACCGGCAGCCATCCATTTCGGCCTCGCCGCCCCCGGCCGGGTCTATCTGGACCGCAAGGCCATGGACGAAGCCTTCCGCACCGACCCGCAGGCTCTCCGGCGCTACAACCTGGATGACGTGCGGGAAACCCTTGCCCTGTCGCGGCTTCTTTCATACCCCTGGTTTCTCCAGGCACGCATTTTCCCGTACTCCTACCAGAACTGCATCATCCGGGGAAACGCGACCCGGATCAACGGCCTCTTCCTGCGGGAATACCTGCGGAGGGGCGCCGCAATTCCCAGGCCTGCCGAGGCCGGGGGAACCTTCGAAGGGGGCTACACCGACGTTTTCGGGACCGGGGTGCTCGGCCCCGTCGTTCACTGCGACGTGGCTTCTCTCTACCCCTCCATCATGCTCGCCTACGGCCTCTCGCCCCGCCGGGATCACCAAGGGCTGTTCCTCCCGCTTCTGGCGCAACTGCGAGAGTTCCGGCTCGCCGCAAAGGAACGCGCGCGGACAGCCGCAGATCCCCACCAGAGAGATTATTTCAACGCTCTCCAGCAGACCTTCAAGGTGCTGATAAATTCTTTTTACGGCTATCTGGGGACCACCATCCACACCTTTTCCGACGTGGAAACAGCCGCTGAGGTGGCCCGCAGGGGACGGGAGCTGATCCAGGCAGTAATCGACCGGCTCCGCCGTGGAGGAGCCCGGCCCGTGGAAGTGGATACCGACGGCATCTACTTCATCCCGCCTCCGGGAACGGAAACCCGCGAGCAGCAGGAAGCCCTGGTAAAAGAACTGTCCGCGACCCTCCCCGAGGGGATAGCCCTGGAGATGGATGGCCGGTACCGCGCCATCTTCTCCTACAAGATGAAGAACTACGCCCTCCTGGACCACGAGGGAAGGATTACCGTCAGGGGAAGCGCCCTCCGGTCACGGGGAATAGAGCGATATCTGCGAAATTTCACAAGCGAAGCGATTCGGCTCCTGCTGACCGGCGAAGGGGAAAAAATTCCGCTCCTGCGCGACGACTGCACCCGGCTTCTGCAGGAGCACCGCATCCCCATCGAAGACCTCGCCAGGACGGAAACACTCCGGGAAGCCCCGGCCACCTACCTGCTCAAGGTCCGCCAGGGGAAACGCAATCCCTCGGCAGCCTTCGAGATTGCCCTGCGCTCTGAACGCTCCTTCCGGGCCGGCGACCAGATCAGCTACTATGTCACCGGCCATGGGAAAGGAGTGACCGTTTACGAAAACTGCAAGCCGGTATCCCTTTACGATCCCGACAGCCCCGACGAGAACACGGAATTCTACCTGGATAAACTCGACCAGTTGGTGAAAAGGCTTGCCCCCTTTTTCCCCGGGGAGCGCACACTCTTTGACTAG
- a CDS encoding exosortase system-associated protein, TIGR04073 family — protein sequence MRSFAWFLALAVALSCSTPVFAQDEPNPEFVVEKMAFKLGRGVTNMATAIVEIPKQSYITVRDRGAVGYAIGPLKGIGMTLYRAFIGATETAFFLVPQPGYYDPMIEPDFVWKGWEPPQRANGMNTEEAAASGQRAGQ from the coding sequence ATGCGTTCTTTCGCATGGTTTCTTGCCCTAGCGGTTGCTCTTTCCTGCTCCACCCCCGTTTTTGCCCAGGACGAACCGAATCCCGAATTCGTAGTGGAAAAGATGGCCTTCAAACTGGGCCGCGGCGTCACCAACATGGCAACTGCGATTGTCGAAATCCCCAAGCAGTCTTACATCACCGTCCGCGACCGTGGAGCCGTCGGCTATGCCATCGGCCCCCTCAAGGGGATCGGCATGACGCTCTACCGTGCGTTCATCGGCGCAACCGAGACAGCCTTCTTCCTGGTTCCTCAACCGGGATACTACGATCCCATGATCGAGCCTGACTTCGTGTGGAAGGGATGGGAGCCTCCCCAGCGCGCGAACGGAATGAACACTGAAGAAGCGGCGGCTTCCGGCCAGAGAGCAGGCCAATGA
- a CDS encoding exosortase system-associated protein, TIGR04073 family produces MKKAVQICAVTVCAVLLFFGSHRQANASTTSSIDDSSAQEVVDGMANKFARGVANTATGWLELPKQVYVTWQEDGPAKGVLIGPLKGVGMTIVRTLAGVGEAATFFVAWPGFFDPYVDPPYVWEKE; encoded by the coding sequence ATGAAAAAAGCTGTTCAAATCTGTGCCGTAACAGTCTGTGCCGTTCTCCTCTTCTTCGGTTCGCACCGGCAGGCCAACGCCTCGACAACATCCTCCATTGACGACTCGTCGGCCCAGGAGGTGGTTGACGGCATGGCCAACAAGTTCGCCCGGGGAGTTGCCAACACAGCGACCGGATGGCTCGAGCTGCCCAAGCAGGTTTACGTGACGTGGCAGGAAGACGGTCCGGCAAAAGGGGTACTTATCGGCCCCCTCAAGGGAGTGGGGATGACCATAGTAAGAACGCTGGCCGGGGTGGGAGAGGCCGCCACCTTTTTCGTGGCATGGCCGGGCTTCTTTGACCCGTACGTGGACCCGCCCTACGTCTGGGAGAAAGAATAG
- a CDS encoding TIGR03960 family B12-binding radical SAM protein gives MSHNSLLAVEKPVRYTGDEIGSSPKKEAELRFVLAFPDVYEVGMSHLGLQILYDILNREEGIAAERVYTPWPDREAQLRSLGEPLATLESQTPLARADIIGFTLQYELSYTNILTMLDLAGIPFRAKDRGEEFPLITAGGPCACNPEPLADFLDAVLLGDGEEAIVEIAAACRERKERGESKQWLLERLAAIEGVYVPSFFEPSCNEDGTIGAITPLRSGYDRVRRRFLANLDTAPYPTAPVVPFLKTIHDRVSIEIGRGCTRGCRFCQAGYLYRPVRERSPETILRLVEETLRNTGYDEVSLLSLSTGDYGCLTPLLRELMLRYAHERIAVALPSLRVGSLSQELVEEIRKVRKTGFTLAPEAGSERLRNIINKGISEEDLLRNAFEAFSNGWRVIKLYFMIGLPGETEDDLLGIADLARKVKMEGRRAGGGEVNVSVSTFVPKPHTPFQWEPQITTEETVAKQRFLRDELKKRKMGLKWHDAPLSFMEGVFARGDRRLGAVLAKAWELGCRFDGWGDRLNSAAWHEAFAACGIDPAFYHRRRGRDEILPWEHLDFGVTKTFLRSELEKAWAGEPTGDCRSGICTGCGICDFDRIAMRTTDPAWRKESTTATVHPADTGEKVIMRLRYTKTGAMRYLSHLEMIGLFTRAVGRARLPIRFSQGFHPHPKFSFATALSVGVESWAEYLDLELVPGLAPEEVQARLNAALPEGMRILETVVIAPGTPSLSVLMDKVRYRVILPEEIVHGLAGKAEEFLCRDSVPLRREKKGRVQEYDLRRELAELTVSGSTLELTIGRGKPLEYAAAITGLTSEELADARIEKLAVIFKDSLISSIQGTCNGQ, from the coding sequence GTGTCACACAACAGCCTTCTTGCCGTTGAAAAACCCGTTCGATACACAGGGGATGAAATCGGCTCCAGCCCGAAAAAAGAGGCCGAATTGCGCTTTGTCCTCGCCTTCCCCGATGTCTACGAAGTGGGAATGAGCCACCTGGGGCTCCAGATCCTCTACGACATCCTGAACCGGGAAGAAGGCATAGCAGCGGAACGGGTCTACACCCCCTGGCCCGACCGGGAGGCCCAGCTGCGGAGCCTCGGTGAACCACTCGCCACCCTTGAGAGCCAGACTCCCCTGGCCAGGGCCGACATCATCGGGTTTACCCTCCAGTACGAGCTTTCCTATACCAACATCCTCACCATGCTCGACCTGGCCGGCATCCCCTTCCGGGCCAAGGACCGGGGCGAGGAATTTCCCCTCATCACCGCAGGAGGCCCCTGCGCCTGCAACCCCGAACCCCTGGCCGACTTCCTGGACGCCGTCCTCCTGGGGGACGGCGAGGAGGCGATCGTGGAGATCGCCGCGGCCTGCCGGGAGCGGAAGGAACGGGGCGAATCAAAGCAGTGGCTTCTGGAGCGCCTCGCCGCCATCGAGGGGGTCTACGTCCCCTCTTTCTTCGAGCCCAGCTGCAACGAAGACGGCACCATAGGCGCCATCACCCCTCTGCGGTCCGGCTACGACCGGGTGCGGCGACGGTTCCTTGCCAACCTCGACACGGCCCCCTACCCCACCGCTCCGGTGGTCCCCTTTCTCAAGACGATCCACGACCGGGTAAGCATCGAGATCGGCCGGGGGTGCACCAGGGGATGCCGCTTCTGCCAGGCGGGCTACCTCTACCGGCCGGTGCGGGAGCGTTCCCCGGAGACGATCCTGCGCCTCGTGGAGGAGACCCTGCGGAACACCGGCTACGACGAAGTGTCGCTCCTCTCGCTTTCCACCGGCGACTACGGCTGCCTCACGCCGCTATTGCGGGAGTTGATGCTCCGCTACGCCCACGAGAGGATCGCCGTGGCGCTGCCGTCGCTGCGGGTCGGCAGCCTCAGCCAGGAACTGGTGGAGGAAATCCGCAAGGTTCGCAAGACCGGCTTCACCCTGGCCCCCGAGGCGGGGAGCGAGCGGCTGCGAAACATCATCAACAAGGGAATCTCCGAGGAGGATCTCCTTCGCAACGCCTTCGAAGCCTTCTCCAACGGCTGGCGGGTCATCAAGCTCTACTTCATGATCGGCCTCCCCGGCGAAACAGAAGACGACCTCCTCGGCATCGCCGACCTGGCCCGCAAGGTGAAGATGGAAGGGAGACGGGCCGGCGGCGGCGAGGTGAACGTCTCGGTCTCCACCTTCGTCCCCAAGCCCCACACCCCCTTCCAGTGGGAGCCCCAGATTACCACCGAAGAGACGGTGGCCAAGCAGCGGTTTCTCCGGGACGAACTCAAGAAGCGCAAAATGGGCCTCAAGTGGCATGACGCTCCCCTCTCCTTCATGGAAGGGGTCTTCGCCCGGGGAGACCGGCGCCTGGGCGCGGTGCTGGCAAAGGCATGGGAGTTGGGATGCCGCTTCGACGGGTGGGGCGACCGGCTGAACAGCGCCGCATGGCACGAGGCCTTCGCCGCCTGCGGCATCGACCCCGCCTTCTACCACCGCCGCCGGGGGCGCGACGAAATTCTTCCCTGGGAGCACCTGGATTTCGGCGTAACCAAGACCTTCCTGCGCAGCGAACTGGAAAAGGCCTGGGCCGGAGAGCCCACCGGCGACTGCCGTTCGGGCATCTGCACCGGCTGCGGCATCTGCGACTTCGACCGGATCGCCATGCGGACGACCGATCCGGCATGGCGGAAAGAGAGCACGACTGCCACTGTGCATCCCGCCGATACCGGAGAGAAAGTGATCATGCGGCTCCGCTACACCAAAACCGGCGCCATGCGTTACCTGAGCCACCTGGAAATGATCGGCCTGTTCACCAGGGCCGTGGGAAGGGCCCGGCTCCCCATCCGCTTCTCCCAGGGGTTCCATCCCCACCCCAAATTCTCGTTTGCCACGGCCCTTTCGGTCGGTGTAGAATCGTGGGCTGAATATCTCGACCTGGAGCTGGTCCCCGGCCTCGCACCGGAAGAGGTACAGGCCCGCCTCAACGCAGCCCTTCCCGAAGGGATGCGTATCCTCGAAACCGTCGTCATTGCGCCGGGCACCCCATCCCTCTCGGTGCTCATGGACAAAGTCCGCTACCGGGTCATTCTGCCCGAAGAGATAGTCCATGGGCTCGCGGGAAAGGCCGAGGAGTTCCTGTGCCGGGACAGCGTCCCGCTCCGCAGGGAAAAGAAGGGGCGGGTCCAGGAATACGACCTGCGCCGGGAACTGGCGGAACTCACCGTCTCCGGCTCGACGCTGGAGCTTACCATCGGCAGGGGGAAACCCCTCGAATACGCTGCCGCCATCACGGGGCTCACCTCCGAAGAGCTGGCTGATGCCCGCATCGAGAAGCTCGCCGTCATCTTCAAAGACTCTTTGATTTCATCCATACAAGGTACATGCAATGGCCAATGA
- the rng gene encoding ribonuclease G — MANELVINTSSHETRIALIENGTIAELYIERSREKGIVGNIYKGKVVRVLPGMQAAFVDIGLEKAAFLYVADVFDAMEEFDSFMERNGADVDGDEQVLQPLHPIEELLQEGQEILVQVSKEPIGTKGARITSHISLPGRHLVYMPTVDHVGISRRIEEEPERERLKEIVERMKPQNGGFIVRTAAEGKSEEDLIADMNYLTKLWDEVVKRNEKGHAPSLIHADLDVTQKVIRDILTEDVSRIVVDSKIEHDKIIQFISTFMPKMKYSMEPYDDEEPIFDHFGLEVEISRALGRKVWLKSGGYIIIEQTEALTAIDVNTGRFVGKHNLEDTILKTNLEAVKEIAYQLRLRNIGGIIIIDFIDMEKEVNREKVFTALEEAMKADKSKTNILKISELGLVEMTRKRVRESIGRMMCEPCPYCEGRGYVKSKTTVCHEIFRELRREMLDIRGTKATLTVHPQVADLLYDEERRGLEELEKKFKKRVTVRAKPGFHQEQFEIAIS; from the coding sequence ATGGCCAATGAACTGGTAATCAACACATCCTCCCACGAAACCCGCATCGCTCTCATCGAAAACGGCACCATCGCCGAACTCTACATTGAGCGAAGCCGCGAAAAGGGCATCGTCGGCAACATCTACAAGGGAAAAGTCGTCAGGGTTCTCCCCGGCATGCAGGCCGCCTTCGTGGACATCGGCCTGGAAAAGGCGGCATTCCTCTACGTGGCGGACGTCTTCGACGCCATGGAGGAGTTCGACTCTTTCATGGAACGAAACGGCGCGGATGTGGACGGCGATGAACAGGTGCTCCAGCCTCTCCACCCCATTGAAGAACTTCTTCAGGAGGGACAGGAAATCCTGGTACAGGTGTCCAAGGAACCCATCGGCACCAAGGGGGCGCGGATCACATCCCACATCTCCCTGCCGGGGCGGCATCTGGTCTACATGCCCACCGTGGACCACGTGGGAATATCCCGCCGCATTGAGGAAGAGCCCGAACGGGAACGGCTCAAGGAGATAGTCGAGCGGATGAAGCCCCAGAATGGGGGGTTCATCGTCCGGACCGCAGCCGAGGGAAAGAGCGAAGAAGACCTCATCGCCGACATGAATTACCTGACCAAGCTCTGGGACGAGGTGGTGAAGCGCAACGAGAAGGGGCATGCCCCCTCCCTCATCCACGCCGACCTGGACGTTACCCAGAAGGTAATCCGGGATATACTGACAGAGGATGTATCGCGCATCGTGGTTGACTCCAAGATCGAGCACGACAAGATCATCCAGTTCATCTCCACCTTCATGCCGAAGATGAAGTACTCCATGGAGCCCTACGACGACGAAGAGCCCATCTTCGACCACTTCGGCCTGGAAGTGGAAATCAGCCGTGCCCTGGGGCGCAAGGTCTGGCTCAAGTCCGGCGGCTACATCATCATCGAGCAGACCGAGGCCCTGACCGCCATCGACGTGAACACCGGCCGTTTCGTGGGCAAGCACAACCTTGAGGACACGATCCTCAAGACCAACCTGGAGGCGGTGAAGGAAATCGCCTACCAACTCAGACTGCGCAACATCGGCGGGATTATCATCATCGACTTCATCGACATGGAGAAGGAGGTGAACCGGGAGAAGGTCTTCACTGCCCTGGAAGAGGCCATGAAGGCCGACAAATCCAAGACCAACATCCTGAAAATCTCGGAGTTGGGGCTCGTGGAGATGACCCGCAAGCGGGTGCGCGAATCAATCGGCCGGATGATGTGCGAGCCGTGCCCCTACTGCGAGGGACGCGGCTACGTTAAGTCCAAGACCACCGTCTGCCACGAGATCTTCCGGGAACTGCGCCGGGAGATGCTGGACATCCGGGGCACCAAGGCGACCCTCACCGTCCACCCCCAGGTGGCCGACCTCCTCTACGACGAAGAACGCCGGGGGCTGGAGGAACTGGAGAAGAAGTTCAAGAAGCGGGTAACCGTACGGGCCAAGCCGGGCTTTCACCAGGAGCAGTTCGAGATCGCCATCAGCTGA
- a CDS encoding Rieske (2Fe-2S) protein, with amino-acid sequence MVFAAKVSEIPDWGKKVVTVNGQEILLVKTKGNIYACETECPHQGAPLSGALLKEEGHISCQRHGYRFNLRTGDCKEFPECTLKIYPVEVAGDDVMVGLE; translated from the coding sequence ATGGTATTCGCCGCAAAGGTTTCCGAGATCCCCGACTGGGGGAAAAAGGTCGTCACCGTCAACGGTCAGGAGATACTACTCGTCAAGACCAAGGGAAACATCTACGCCTGCGAAACAGAGTGCCCCCACCAGGGAGCCCCCCTCTCCGGAGCGCTGCTCAAGGAGGAAGGGCACATATCCTGCCAGCGCCACGGCTACCGCTTCAATCTGAGGACCGGCGACTGCAAGGAGTTCCCGGAGTGCACCCTTAAGATATACCCGGTGGAGGTGGCCGGAGATGACGTAATGGTTGGGCTGGAATAA
- the rplU gene encoding 50S ribosomal protein L21, whose amino-acid sequence MYAVVRTGGKQYKVSEGDFLKVEKLEGAVGDTVELNDILMVGGETVKIGTPLVPSASVVGKIVEQGKDKKVLVFKSKRRKNSRKLRGHRQPRTVLKIEKING is encoded by the coding sequence ATGTACGCGGTAGTGAGAACCGGAGGGAAGCAGTACAAAGTTTCCGAAGGCGACTTCTTGAAAGTCGAAAAGCTTGAGGGTGCGGTAGGCGATACCGTAGAACTCAATGACATCCTGATGGTTGGCGGCGAAACGGTCAAAATCGGAACACCGTTAGTGCCCAGCGCTTCTGTAGTCGGCAAGATCGTCGAACAGGGCAAGGACAAGAAAGTACTCGTATTCAAGTCCAAGCGGCGCAAAAACAGCAGGAAACTGCGCGGGCACCGTCAACCGAGAACCGTACTCAAGATCGAAAAGATCAACGGGTAA
- the rpmA gene encoding 50S ribosomal protein L27 — protein sequence MAHKKGVGSTRNGRDSESKRLGCKKYGGENVKAGNIIYRQRGTQIHPGTNVGCGKDYTLFALIDGVVKFERLGRDRKKVSVYPAN from the coding sequence ATGGCACACAAGAAAGGCGTCGGCTCCACACGGAACGGGCGCGATTCCGAATCAAAACGACTCGGCTGCAAGAAGTACGGCGGCGAGAACGTCAAGGCAGGGAACATCATCTACCGCCAGCGCGGCACCCAGATCCACCCCGGCACCAACGTCGGCTGTGGCAAGGACTACACCCTTTTCGCCCTCATCGACGGCGTGGTGAAGTTCGAGCGGTTGGGCCGCGACCGGAAGAAAGTTTCCGTCTACCCCGCAAACTAA
- the obgE gene encoding GTPase ObgE — MQFIDEVKIHVQSGHGGAGCVSFRREKFIPFGGPDGGDGGKGGDVIFTVDSNLSTLMDLRYRPHLKAGKGKNGMGKDRHGANGEDLTIPVPPGTIIKDAETGEILIDLTEPGQTAVLLKGGRGGQGNARFTTSTNRAPKFAQPGEDEEERWLRLELKLMADVGLLGFPNVGKSSFITKVSAARPKIADYPFTTIKPNLGVVPYKNYRSFVVADIPGIIEGASEGLGLGHRFLKHVERTNILLHLIDLSWIPDRDPIREYETLNRELALFSPELAGKEQIAVINKIDLPVVRENLPPVLAWFQERGIKVFPISAATGEGIPPLLDEIARHLWGTAEEEW, encoded by the coding sequence ATGCAGTTCATCGATGAAGTAAAAATCCACGTCCAGTCGGGACACGGCGGCGCAGGATGCGTCTCGTTCCGCCGGGAAAAATTCATTCCCTTCGGCGGTCCCGACGGCGGCGACGGCGGCAAGGGGGGCGACGTGATATTCACGGTCGATTCAAACCTTTCCACCCTCATGGATCTCCGCTACCGTCCCCACCTGAAAGCCGGAAAGGGTAAGAACGGCATGGGGAAGGACCGCCATGGCGCCAACGGCGAAGACCTCACCATCCCCGTCCCGCCGGGAACAATCATCAAAGACGCGGAAACGGGAGAAATCCTCATCGACCTGACCGAGCCGGGGCAGACCGCCGTTCTCCTCAAGGGGGGGCGCGGTGGGCAGGGGAACGCCCGCTTCACCACCTCCACCAACCGGGCGCCCAAATTCGCCCAACCGGGAGAGGATGAAGAGGAGCGGTGGCTGCGGCTGGAGCTGAAGCTCATGGCCGATGTGGGGCTGCTCGGGTTCCCCAACGTGGGGAAATCATCGTTCATCACCAAGGTTTCCGCGGCCCGCCCCAAGATCGCCGACTATCCCTTCACGACCATCAAGCCCAACCTGGGAGTAGTTCCCTACAAGAACTACCGCTCCTTCGTGGTGGCGGACATCCCCGGCATCATCGAGGGGGCATCGGAGGGACTGGGCCTGGGGCACCGTTTCCTGAAGCATGTGGAGAGGACCAACATCCTCCTGCACCTCATCGATCTCTCCTGGATTCCCGACCGGGACCCGATCCGGGAATACGAGACCCTCAACCGGGAACTGGCCCTCTTCAGCCCGGAGCTGGCCGGCAAGGAGCAGATTGCCGTCATCAACAAGATCGACCTGCCGGTGGTCCGAGAGAACCTTCCGCCGGTACTCGCCTGGTTCCAGGAGCGGGGGATCAAGGTATTCCCCATCTCGGCCGCCACCGGCGAGGGGATTCCGCCCCTTCTGGATGAGATTGCCCGGCATCTATGGGGAACAGCTGAGGAAGAATGGTAA
- the proB gene encoding glutamate 5-kinase, which yields MRTSILKKVKRIVIKIGSRVLTGDENGLDHALISRLAAETATLRRQGREVIIVSSGAVAAGRKELGIEGRPKSIPQKQAAAAIGQSHLMRAYEEDFGRFGHKVAQILLTRDDLSNRRRFLNARATIDTLLGFGVIPIINENDTVVVDEIKFGDNDNLSALVTNLAEAHLLIILTDIDGFFDSDPRANAGAKLIPLVKSITRDVERAAGGSGSAVGTGGMATKLAAAKKAGQFGVPTLMLNGMIPGILTEAFTGREVGTLFLPARESLNRRKHWIAHTLRPNGRVIVDDGARTVLSRKGKSLLPSGVVRVEGEFDRGACIRVCGTDGAEIARGIADYSHAEIERILGRRSSEIEAILGYKYGDEIIHRDNLVLL from the coding sequence ATGCGCACTTCCATACTCAAAAAAGTCAAACGGATCGTCATCAAGATCGGCAGCCGGGTCCTCACCGGCGACGAGAATGGGCTCGACCACGCCCTGATCTCCCGCCTCGCCGCCGAGACGGCAACCCTGAGGCGGCAGGGGCGCGAGGTCATCATCGTGTCGTCAGGGGCCGTGGCGGCGGGCCGAAAAGAGCTCGGCATCGAGGGGCGCCCCAAGAGCATCCCCCAGAAACAGGCGGCTGCGGCCATCGGCCAGTCGCACCTCATGCGGGCCTATGAAGAAGACTTCGGCCGGTTCGGCCACAAGGTGGCCCAGATTCTTCTCACCAGGGACGATCTCTCCAACCGCCGGCGGTTCCTGAACGCCCGGGCAACCATCGACACCCTTCTCGGCTTCGGCGTTATCCCGATAATCAACGAAAACGACACCGTCGTGGTGGATGAAATCAAGTTCGGCGACAACGACAACCTCTCGGCCCTGGTCACCAACCTTGCCGAAGCCCACCTACTCATCATCCTCACCGATATTGACGGCTTCTTTGATTCCGACCCCCGGGCAAACGCCGGGGCGAAGCTGATCCCCCTGGTGAAGAGCATCACCCGCGACGTGGAGCGGGCTGCGGGGGGAAGCGGCTCCGCCGTCGGCACCGGCGGCATGGCCACAAAGCTGGCTGCGGCCAAAAAAGCCGGGCAGTTCGGAGTCCCGACCCTCATGCTCAACGGCATGATACCGGGAATCCTGACCGAGGCCTTCACCGGCCGGGAAGTGGGAACCCTCTTCCTCCCCGCGCGCGAGAGCCTAAACCGCCGCAAGCACTGGATCGCCCACACCCTGCGCCCCAACGGACGGGTCATCGTGGACGACGGAGCCCGCACGGTCCTGTCCCGGAAAGGGAAGAGCCTCCTCCCTTCGGGGGTGGTCCGGGTAGAGGGGGAATTCGACCGTGGCGCCTGCATCCGGGTCTGCGGCACCGACGGGGCCGAAATCGCCCGGGGAATCGCGGACTACTCCCACGCCGAAATCGAGAGGATTCTCGGCCGCCGCAGCAGCGAAATCGAAGCTATCCTCGGCTACAAATACGGGGACGAAATCATCCACCGGGACAACCTGGTTCTTTTGTAA